The following proteins are co-located in the Bacteroidales bacterium genome:
- the mce gene encoding methylmalonyl-CoA epimerase: MKPSHIEHIGIAVANLENAISFYEKVLGLTCYNIEEVPEQKVKTAFFMVGQTKIELLESTDPEGPIGKFIEKKGEGIHHIAFAVDNIEEQLAHAEKMGVKLIDTVPRKGAEGLDIAFLHPKSTAGVLMELCENRKGKH; encoded by the coding sequence ATGAAACCATCACATATTGAGCACATTGGAATAGCTGTTGCTAACCTTGAAAATGCAATTTCTTTTTACGAGAAGGTTCTTGGGCTTACCTGTTATAACATTGAAGAGGTTCCGGAACAGAAAGTAAAAACCGCTTTTTTTATGGTTGGCCAGACAAAAATTGAACTGCTTGAATCGACTGATCCAGAAGGTCCTATCGGTAAATTTATCGAGAAGAAAGGTGAAGGGATTCATCATATCGCCTTTGCTGTAGATAATATCGAAGAACAGCTTGCTCATGCCGAAAAGATGGGGGTGAAGCTTATTGATACTGTCCCAAGAAAAGGTGCTGAGGGACTCGATATTGCTTTTCTTCATCCGAAATCTACAGCAGGTGTGCTTATGGAGCTCTGCGAAAATAGAAAAGGTAAACACTGA
- the citF gene encoding citrate lyase subunit alpha, whose product MTVKTVKNAAGRLVPTEINGKTVIPFKGVGRHKPEGRKYAPPIPSCSDYPEDGNKVVGSLEEALRKCGLKDGMTISTHHHLRDGDLVSNKIFEIASKMGVRDLVWFPSASFPCNDPVIRFLDDGTINRIEGSMNGPLGRYVSEGRMKGTAVLRSHGGRVQAIQDGEVKIDIAVMAAPSADSFGNAKGTGGTSACGVLGYAKADIMYADKVIVVTDNLVDLPCFPMEIEGNYVDYVVVVDKIGIPEKIVSGTTQITKSPDRLLIADLTASFLEKSGILKDGVNMQAGAGGTSLAIAVFVHQILKNKGWKSKLGFGGSTKYMVKMLEEGQMGYILDAQAFDLDSVASIERNSNHVPYPVFNAYNYHSKGNLTSMMDIMILGATEIDLNFNGNVVTHSDGYLLHGIGGWQNCLHARNVILPVPLFRDRIPVIVDKVTTLCGPGELIDVIITERGIAINPLRKDLIDSVKDSGLPLRTIQELKEEAEKICGIPQKPEFEDEIVAAIKWVDGTVIDVVRKLKIK is encoded by the coding sequence ATGACTGTCAAAACTGTTAAGAATGCAGCCGGCAGACTGGTCCCAACGGAGATTAACGGGAAAACTGTGATCCCGTTTAAAGGAGTCGGCAGGCATAAACCGGAAGGCAGAAAGTATGCACCTCCGATACCAAGCTGTTCGGATTATCCCGAAGACGGAAACAAGGTTGTCGGTTCTCTTGAGGAAGCACTCAGGAAATGCGGATTAAAAGACGGAATGACAATCTCCACTCATCATCATCTCAGAGACGGAGATCTTGTAAGCAATAAAATCTTTGAAATCGCATCTAAAATGGGTGTCAGGGATCTTGTCTGGTTCCCGTCTGCTTCTTTTCCCTGTAATGACCCTGTTATCAGATTTCTCGATGACGGGACAATAAACAGAATTGAAGGAAGTATGAACGGCCCGCTGGGAAGATATGTATCTGAAGGCAGGATGAAAGGTACCGCTGTTCTGAGATCGCACGGAGGCAGAGTTCAGGCAATACAGGACGGTGAGGTTAAGATAGATATTGCTGTAATGGCAGCCCCGTCAGCCGATTCATTCGGCAATGCCAAAGGTACAGGCGGAACATCTGCCTGCGGGGTCCTTGGATATGCCAAAGCAGATATAATGTACGCCGACAAGGTAATAGTCGTTACCGATAACCTTGTTGATCTGCCATGTTTTCCGATGGAGATAGAAGGCAATTATGTTGATTATGTGGTGGTTGTGGATAAGATAGGTATCCCTGAAAAAATTGTATCAGGCACAACCCAGATTACGAAGAGTCCCGACAGGCTCCTCATCGCTGACCTTACAGCTTCTTTCCTTGAGAAATCAGGCATTCTTAAAGATGGTGTAAATATGCAGGCAGGTGCAGGTGGAACATCGCTTGCCATAGCTGTATTTGTACATCAGATCCTGAAGAATAAAGGGTGGAAATCGAAGCTCGGTTTTGGCGGAAGCACTAAATATATGGTCAAGATGCTCGAAGAGGGCCAGATGGGTTATATTCTTGATGCACAGGCCTTTGATCTTGATTCTGTAGCCTCAATTGAGAGAAATTCAAACCATGTTCCATATCCTGTTTTTAATGCTTATAACTATCATTCCAAGGGAAACCTTACAAGTATGATGGATATTATGATACTTGGTGCCACAGAGATTGACCTGAATTTCAACGGCAATGTGGTAACCCATTCTGATGGTTATCTTCTTCATGGAATAGGAGGCTGGCAGAATTGTCTGCATGCCCGTAACGTAATACTTCCGGTTCCGTTATTTCGCGACAGGATCCCTGTAATTGTTGATAAAGTGACAACCCTATGCGGACCGGGGGAACTGATTGATGTTATTATTACAGAAAGAGGAATTGCAATAAATCCGCTTCGTAAAGATCTTATTGACAGTGTAAAAGACAGCGGACTTCCTTTGAGGACTATTCAGGAACTGAAGGAGGAGGCTGAGAAGATCTGCGGAATACCTCAGAAACCTGAATTTGAAGATGAAATTGTTGCAGCAATAAAATGGGTTGATGGAACTGTTATAGATGTAGTCAGGAAACTTAAAATTAAATAA
- a CDS encoding citrate lyase ACP: protein MKKTIAVTGNTGPKVRSDCEITLELTDKWGIIIDLTSKVRTLYGDSIVKLTNDVLGFFGVKNARVKILDSGALPFVISARLEAAVKQLTDSDLEYLPAFLPENGYATIRDRFRFSRLYLPGNNPGLMINAGLHSADGIILDLEDSVAPDKKDEATILVRNALRQIDFCGAERMVRINQGERGVRDLQQIIPHNVNLILIPKCESPDYILRVEKEIEAILRKRKLKNKVFLMPIIESAIGVENAYAIAKASENIVAMAIGLEDYTADLGVQRTTEGKESFYARTRLVVAAKAAGIQPIDSVFSDVSDMEALRATVLVSKSLGFEGMGCIHPRQIPVIRQGFAPDNAEIDKSKQIVLAWDSAMKNGLGVVALGSKMIDPPVVARAQKTIDLAIRLGLIDKNWIQEDAPGENKL, encoded by the coding sequence ATGAAAAAGACCATCGCTGTAACAGGTAATACCGGTCCGAAAGTCAGATCCGACTGCGAAATAACCCTTGAGCTTACAGACAAATGGGGTATCATAATTGATCTTACATCCAAAGTCAGGACTCTTTATGGTGACTCAATTGTTAAACTTACCAATGATGTTCTTGGATTCTTTGGTGTAAAAAATGCCCGGGTAAAAATCCTCGATTCAGGTGCTCTGCCCTTTGTTATAAGTGCCCGGCTCGAAGCTGCTGTGAAACAATTAACAGATAGTGATCTTGAGTATCTCCCTGCCTTTCTGCCTGAAAATGGTTACGCTACGATCCGCGACAGGTTCAGGTTTTCACGTCTTTACCTGCCGGGAAACAATCCCGGATTAATGATAAATGCCGGACTTCATTCAGCAGATGGTATTATACTTGATCTTGAGGACTCAGTAGCACCTGATAAGAAGGATGAAGCAACGATTCTTGTAAGGAATGCCCTGAGACAGATCGATTTCTGCGGAGCTGAAAGAATGGTAAGGATAAACCAGGGTGAAAGGGGTGTAAGGGATCTGCAGCAGATAATTCCTCACAATGTAAATCTCATACTTATTCCTAAATGTGAAAGTCCTGATTACATTTTAAGGGTTGAAAAGGAGATAGAAGCAATACTGCGAAAGCGTAAACTGAAAAACAAGGTATTCCTGATGCCGATCATCGAAAGTGCAATAGGGGTAGAGAACGCCTATGCAATCGCAAAAGCATCTGAAAATATTGTAGCCATGGCAATCGGACTCGAAGATTATACCGCCGATCTGGGTGTTCAGAGAACTACTGAAGGTAAAGAGTCGTTTTACGCCAGGACAAGACTTGTTGTTGCAGCCAAAGCAGCCGGTATCCAGCCAATAGATTCTGTTTTTTCTGATGTTTCAGATATGGAAGCTCTCAGAGCAACAGTTCTTGTTTCAAAATCTCTTGGCTTTGAAGGTATGGGTTGTATTCATCCCAGGCAGATCCCGGTGATCCGTCAGGGCTTTGCTCCTGATAATGCAGAAATAGACAAGTCAAAACAAATAGTACTTGCCTGGGATTCGGCAATGAAAAATGGTCTGGGAGTGGTGGCACTGGGATCAAAAATGATTGATCCTCCTGTTGTTGCAAGGGCTCAGAAAACAATCGACCTTGCAATACGTCTGGGTCTGATTGATAAGAACTGGATTCAGGAAGATGCACCAGGTGAAAACAAGTTATAA
- a CDS encoding rubredoxin, with product MKKYKCVICGYIYDPEQGDPSDGIKAGTPFEDLPDDYICPVCGAGKDEFLDNV from the coding sequence ATGAAAAAGTATAAGTGTGTAATTTGCGGCTATATATACGATCCGGAGCAAGGTGATCCGTCAGACGGGATTAAAGCCGGTACTCCCTTTGAAGATTTGCCAGATGATTATATCTGTCCGGTGTGCGGAGCAGGCAAAGATGAATTTCTGGATAATGTATAG
- a CDS encoding aminoacyl-histidine dipeptidase produces the protein MSVLSQLNPASIWNYFEEICSIPRISKNEGLIRKYLLDFAVRNNLQAREDEVGNILIIKPASLGKENIKTVVLQSHMDMVGEKNADYIHDWNSDPIIPVIKDGWVCAKGTTLGADDGIGIAAQMAILTDKNLIAGEIECLFTVDEESGMTGAINLKPEFFKGRTLINLDSEDEGILYIGCAGGMDTVGIMQYDIIPSGEGKCALRISITGLHGGHSGDEIHKGYGNSVKIMNRLLWNISNKLEISVADYDGGNLRNAIPREAFATIVVDKNDCSTIRKYIDVFYLTLVDEFGDLEKDLKITFKDVELPETVMDKESQKNFLNLINCCPHGALAWSKEMTDLVETSTNLASAKFAENNTIKIVTTQRSSIESSKFAASEMVESCLRLANAKVIHSDGYPGWKPNINSEILKITKESYHRLFGKYPAVRAIHAGLECGLIYEKFKGIDMISFGPTIRGAHTPEEMIEIKTAAMFWDLLIDVITRMPAK, from the coding sequence ATGAGTGTGTTAAGTCAATTAAATCCTGCATCGATCTGGAATTACTTTGAAGAGATCTGCAGCATTCCACGTATATCAAAGAATGAAGGATTAATAAGGAAATATCTTCTGGATTTCGCTGTCAGAAACAATCTGCAGGCAAGAGAAGATGAGGTAGGGAATATTCTGATCATTAAGCCAGCATCTCTGGGTAAAGAGAATATAAAAACAGTTGTTTTGCAGAGCCATATGGATATGGTTGGTGAGAAGAATGCCGACTATATTCATGACTGGAATAGTGACCCTATTATTCCTGTTATCAAAGATGGCTGGGTTTGTGCCAAAGGGACAACTCTTGGTGCAGATGATGGTATCGGAATAGCAGCGCAGATGGCAATTCTGACTGATAAGAATCTAATAGCTGGAGAAATAGAGTGTCTTTTTACTGTTGATGAGGAATCGGGCATGACAGGTGCAATAAATCTCAAACCTGAGTTTTTCAAAGGCAGGACACTTATTAATCTTGACTCTGAAGATGAGGGTATTCTGTATATTGGTTGTGCAGGCGGGATGGACACTGTAGGAATTATGCAATATGATATTATTCCATCAGGAGAAGGCAAGTGTGCACTGAGAATTTCGATAACAGGTTTGCATGGAGGACATTCCGGTGATGAGATTCATAAGGGATATGGAAACTCAGTGAAGATAATGAACCGGCTGCTCTGGAATATCTCCAATAAGCTGGAAATATCAGTTGCAGACTACGATGGCGGAAACCTGAGAAATGCGATTCCCAGAGAGGCTTTTGCAACAATAGTTGTTGATAAAAACGACTGCAGTACAATACGTAAATATATCGATGTATTTTATCTGACTCTGGTTGACGAATTCGGAGATCTTGAGAAAGATCTTAAAATCACTTTTAAGGACGTAGAATTACCAGAAACTGTTATGGATAAGGAAAGTCAGAAAAACTTTCTTAATCTCATAAACTGTTGTCCGCACGGTGCTTTAGCCTGGTCAAAAGAGATGACCGATCTTGTGGAGACCTCTACAAATCTGGCATCAGCAAAATTTGCCGAAAACAATACAATCAAGATAGTAACAACTCAGAGAAGTTCAATTGAGTCGTCAAAATTTGCAGCCTCTGAGATGGTTGAGTCATGCTTGAGACTGGCAAATGCAAAAGTCATTCATTCTGACGGTTACCCCGGCTGGAAACCAAATATAAATTCCGAAATCCTCAAAATCACAAAGGAATCATATCACAGACTATTCGGGAAATATCCTGCAGTACGAGCTATACATGCCGGCCTTGAATGCGGACTGATATATGAAAAATTCAAAGGGATTGATATGATATCCTTTGGTCCCACAATCAGAGGCGCACATACGCCCGAAGAGATGATTGAAATTAAAACTGCCGCTATGTTCTGGGATCTCCTGATTGATGTAATTACAAGGATGCCGGCAAAATAA
- a CDS encoding biotin/lipoyl-binding protein: protein MKKFSFSVNGANYDVEIQSVAGNIANLQVNGESFDVEIHREIRQAKTPVIVRSPVKEASREIEKKTGGAKTEIKSPLPGIIVKIFVTPGEEVKKNQKLFSLEAMKMENEIKAERDGIVASVKVTPGQSVLQEEVILEMN from the coding sequence ATGAAAAAATTCAGCTTTTCAGTAAATGGTGCCAATTATGATGTGGAAATCCAGTCTGTTGCCGGAAATATTGCGAATCTTCAGGTAAACGGGGAATCATTCGATGTGGAGATCCACCGCGAGATCAGACAGGCAAAAACACCTGTAATAGTGCGATCGCCGGTAAAGGAAGCATCAAGAGAGATTGAAAAGAAAACAGGAGGTGCTAAAACAGAAATCAAATCACCTTTACCGGGGATCATTGTTAAGATCTTCGTCACTCCCGGTGAAGAGGTTAAGAAAAACCAGAAGCTGTTCAGTCTCGAAGCAATGAAGATGGAGAATGAAATAAAGGCTGAAAGAGATGGAATTGTAGCATCAGTAAAAGTAACACCCGGACAATCTGTTCTTCAGGAAGAGGTTATACTTGAGATGAATTGA
- a CDS encoding acyl-CoA carboxylase subunit beta, with protein MKSREKVKQLIELREKAREGGGVKRIEDQHSKGKMTARERILILLDEGSFEEYDMFVTHRTEDFGLGDKKYLSDGVVTGHGTIDGRVVYVFAQDFTIFGGSLSETFALKICKVMDQAMKVGAPVIGINDSGGARIQEGVRSLAGYAEIFERNILASGVIPQISAIFGPCAGGAVYSPALTDFIIMSERSSYMFVTGPKVTKTVTGEDISIENLGGSQVHGTKSGVAHFIADDEEEGLLLIRKLLSYLPQNNLEEPPIIECEDPIDRLSDELNNIIPENSNQPYDIKDVVYQIVDEGEFLEIHSTYARNIVVGYARMGGMPVGIVANQPNFLAGVLDIDASRKAARFIRFCDAFNVPIVTLVDVPGFLPGSGQEYGGIIIHGAKLMFAYGEATVPKVTVTLRKSYGGAHCVMSSKQLRGDINYAWPSAEIAVMGPSGAVEILEGKDINEITDPVKKARYIAEKEKEYRDKFANPYEAARYGYIDDVIEPRNTRFRIIRALRTIATKKDPGPMKKHSNIPL; from the coding sequence ATGAAGAGCCGGGAAAAGGTAAAACAGCTGATTGAACTCCGCGAAAAAGCCCGCGAGGGCGGCGGCGTTAAACGCATTGAAGATCAGCACTCCAAAGGCAAAATGACTGCCAGGGAGAGGATTCTTATACTCCTCGATGAAGGAAGTTTTGAAGAGTATGACATGTTCGTAACTCACAGGACCGAGGATTTCGGTCTGGGTGACAAGAAGTACCTTTCTGATGGTGTTGTTACAGGTCATGGAACAATTGATGGGAGAGTGGTATATGTTTTCGCTCAGGACTTTACAATCTTTGGGGGCTCTCTGTCTGAAACATTCGCTCTTAAGATCTGCAAGGTGATGGATCAGGCTATGAAGGTTGGAGCCCCTGTTATCGGAATAAACGACAGCGGTGGTGCAAGGATTCAGGAGGGCGTAAGGAGTCTTGCAGGTTATGCCGAGATCTTTGAGCGCAATATTTTAGCTTCAGGAGTAATACCACAGATCTCAGCTATTTTTGGTCCCTGTGCAGGCGGAGCAGTCTACTCCCCGGCTCTCACCGACTTCATAATAATGAGTGAGAGAAGCAGTTACATGTTTGTAACCGGACCCAAGGTAACCAAAACTGTTACAGGCGAAGATATTTCTATTGAGAACCTTGGAGGTTCTCAGGTGCACGGCACTAAATCAGGTGTTGCCCATTTTATTGCCGACGATGAAGAGGAAGGACTTCTTCTTATCAGGAAGCTTTTAAGCTATCTTCCTCAGAACAATCTCGAGGAACCGCCAATTATTGAATGTGAAGATCCTATTGATCGTCTGTCAGACGAACTTAATAATATAATTCCTGAAAACTCCAATCAGCCATATGATATCAAAGATGTTGTATATCAAATAGTTGATGAAGGAGAGTTTCTTGAAATACATTCAACTTATGCCAGGAATATTGTTGTTGGCTATGCAAGAATGGGAGGAATGCCGGTTGGTATTGTGGCTAACCAGCCTAACTTTCTTGCAGGGGTACTCGATATTGACGCTTCGCGAAAAGCAGCTCGTTTCATAAGGTTTTGCGATGCATTCAATGTGCCTATAGTTACACTTGTCGATGTTCCGGGGTTTCTGCCCGGCAGCGGACAGGAATACGGAGGTATAATCATTCACGGTGCAAAACTAATGTTCGCGTATGGTGAGGCTACTGTTCCCAAAGTGACGGTTACCCTTCGAAAATCATACGGAGGGGCACATTGCGTGATGTCATCAAAGCAGTTAAGGGGTGATATAAACTACGCCTGGCCCTCGGCAGAGATTGCTGTTATGGGACCATCCGGTGCTGTAGAGATCCTTGAAGGTAAGGACATTAATGAGATCACAGATCCGGTTAAAAAAGCCCGGTATATCGCTGAGAAAGAGAAGGAGTACAGAGACAAGTTCGCTAATCCCTATGAAGCTGCCCGGTATGGCTATATTGATGACGTAATTGAACCCAGGAATACAAGATTCAGGATAATAAGGGCTTTAAGGACTATTGCCACCAAGAAAGATCCGGGACCGATGAAAAAACACTCTAATATTCCATTGTAA
- a CDS encoding 4Fe-4S dicluster domain-containing protein, with protein MTTPLLRRLRIAFSTLIFICFFLIFVDFRSLIPSKYTNILLFLQFIPSAIRFYSLQSMAAGGFLAVLALTVLTGRTYCSFLCPLGIGMDLNSRIGGRIKKKFRRYGLKKPFTILRYLLLAATLIVTMVWGIYMLTLLDPYSIFGRFMTYFAKPAVIEINNFLAGVLGRFDIYYLSDIPFKGFPLIVYAVPSLFFLLIGGLSLTKGRLFCNMICPVGTLLGLLSKISILRIKFDDSACTRCGRCAVRCKSSCIDFLNHNIDVTRCVGCFNCVTTCQDKAISYGIVSLKKKEHVTDENKRKLIATSVLFLLGISRIAKGQDKPAPKPKKDSTVKEERKFPVCPPGAGSIADFNKDCTACSLCISACPNGVLEPAYKQYGITGMMQPVMNYHKSFCTYNCTICTEICPTYALHPLVLDAKKLTQLGKVTFIKDNCIVKTEKTACGACSEACPTKAVYMIPYEGNLLIPEVNVDICIGCGHCEYACPTIPYKAIFVDGNPVHLAAKKPVNQESEIKTPVEFPF; from the coding sequence ATGACCACTCCGCTTCTAAGAAGACTGCGTATCGCTTTTTCAACTCTGATCTTCATCTGTTTCTTTCTGATATTTGTTGACTTCAGATCTCTGATACCATCAAAGTATACAAATATCCTGTTGTTTCTGCAGTTTATTCCTTCAGCAATCAGGTTTTATAGTCTCCAGTCAATGGCTGCCGGCGGATTCCTTGCTGTTCTCGCCCTTACTGTTCTTACCGGACGTACTTATTGTTCTTTCCTCTGTCCGCTGGGCATAGGCATGGATCTTAACAGCAGGATAGGCGGACGCATTAAGAAAAAATTCAGACGTTATGGTTTAAAAAAACCATTCACAATACTGCGGTACCTGTTACTGGCAGCTACTCTGATTGTAACAATGGTATGGGGCATCTATATGCTCACGCTTCTTGATCCATACAGTATCTTTGGCAGATTCATGACATACTTCGCCAAACCGGCTGTAATTGAGATCAATAATTTTCTTGCAGGAGTACTGGGCCGGTTCGATATCTATTATCTCAGCGATATTCCGTTTAAGGGATTTCCTCTTATTGTTTATGCTGTTCCTTCACTGTTCTTCCTGCTTATTGGCGGACTTTCGCTTACAAAGGGAAGACTTTTCTGCAATATGATTTGTCCAGTCGGAACACTTCTGGGCCTCCTTTCCAAAATCTCAATTCTGAGAATCAAGTTTGATGATTCAGCCTGTACCAGATGCGGAAGATGTGCTGTAAGATGTAAATCATCATGCATCGACTTTCTTAACCACAATATAGATGTTACCAGATGCGTCGGGTGCTTCAACTGTGTAACCACCTGTCAGGATAAAGCAATCTCATACGGTATTGTTTCCCTTAAGAAAAAGGAACATGTTACGGATGAGAACAAGCGTAAGTTAATTGCCACTTCTGTTCTCTTTCTTTTAGGTATTTCCCGGATTGCAAAAGGTCAGGATAAACCTGCTCCAAAACCAAAGAAAGATTCAACAGTTAAAGAGGAAAGGAAATTTCCGGTTTGTCCTCCAGGAGCAGGATCTATTGCTGATTTCAATAAAGACTGTACTGCATGTTCACTATGCATTTCCGCATGTCCGAACGGTGTTCTGGAACCGGCTTATAAACAGTATGGTATAACAGGAATGATGCAGCCTGTAATGAATTATCATAAAAGTTTCTGTACATACAACTGTACAATATGTACTGAAATCTGCCCTACATATGCTTTGCACCCTCTTGTGCTTGATGCCAAAAAGCTTACTCAGCTGGGTAAGGTGACATTTATAAAGGATAATTGCATTGTCAAGACTGAGAAGACGGCCTGTGGTGCCTGCTCTGAGGCATGCCCTACGAAAGCTGTATACATGATTCCTTATGAAGGGAACCTTCTGATTCCTGAAGTTAATGTTGATATATGCATTGGCTGCGGACACTGCGAATATGCCTGCCCGACTATCCCGTATAAAGCAATATTCGTCGATGGAAATCCGGTTCACCTTGCTGCTAAAAAGCCGGTAAATCAGGAGTCTGAGATAAAGACCCCGGTGGAATTTCCTTTCTGA
- a CDS encoding isocitrate/isopropylmalate dehydrogenase family protein produces the protein MAKRTIITLPGDGIGKVVLNEALRVLDAAGFEADYIHGDIGWDFWCKEGNPMPKRTIDLIEKHKIALFGAITSKPNDEAKAELAPELQGKGYSYSSPIVGLRQHFNLDICARPCKSYKGNPLNFVRRGKGNTIDEPLVDVVIFRQNTECLYSGVEWTNPPTQVYQAFLTHKKFAENFGSVPVEELSISTRIFTRKATLRILEAAFEHARKFGYKSVTVCEKPNVIRETSGLMWKLAKEMQKNSYPEIKLLNTNIDAQMMWLTKNPEEYGVIVAGNMFGDIASDAFAGLIGGLGFACSAQFSSDGIAVFEPTHGSAPKYADYEVSIVNPIAMIESACMMLDYIGEVKISSKIRKAIATVIEEGRVRTYDMMRMPGRPEVIRNGAASTTQMTDAIITGLKK, from the coding sequence ATGGCTAAGCGGACAATTATTACATTACCCGGAGACGGAATTGGGAAAGTAGTTTTAAACGAAGCTCTGAGAGTCCTTGATGCTGCAGGATTCGAAGCTGATTATATTCATGGTGATATAGGCTGGGACTTCTGGTGTAAAGAAGGTAACCCAATGCCAAAAAGAACAATAGACCTTATTGAAAAGCATAAAATTGCTCTGTTTGGTGCGATTACTTCAAAACCAAATGATGAAGCGAAGGCAGAGCTCGCTCCGGAGTTGCAGGGGAAAGGATATTCTTACTCCAGCCCGATAGTTGGCCTGAGGCAGCATTTTAATCTTGATATATGCGCCAGACCATGCAAGTCATATAAGGGTAATCCGCTTAATTTTGTAAGAAGGGGAAAAGGAAACACAATCGACGAACCGCTTGTTGATGTTGTAATCTTCAGACAAAACACTGAGTGTCTGTACTCAGGTGTTGAATGGACTAATCCACCTACGCAGGTTTATCAGGCATTTTTGACACATAAGAAATTTGCGGAAAACTTTGGTAGTGTTCCTGTTGAGGAACTCTCAATATCAACAAGAATCTTTACAAGGAAAGCTACTCTGAGGATTCTGGAGGCAGCCTTTGAGCATGCAAGGAAATTCGGATACAAATCTGTCACTGTATGCGAAAAACCGAACGTAATAAGGGAAACATCAGGTCTAATGTGGAAGCTTGCAAAAGAGATGCAGAAAAACTCATACCCTGAAATAAAACTCCTTAATACAAATATCGATGCTCAGATGATGTGGCTTACAAAGAATCCTGAAGAGTATGGTGTTATTGTAGCAGGTAATATGTTCGGAGACATTGCTTCGGATGCATTTGCCGGACTAATCGGCGGACTGGGATTTGCATGCAGCGCACAGTTCTCTTCTGATGGCATTGCTGTATTTGAGCCGACTCATGGCTCGGCTCCGAAATATGCTGATTATGAGGTTTCTATAGTTAATCCTATTGCAATGATCGAGTCGGCTTGTATGATGCTTGACTATATCGGGGAGGTGAAAATCTCCTCAAAGATACGTAAAGCAATTGCAACAGTGATCGAGGAGGGTAGGGTCCGCACTTATGATATGATGAGAATGCCGGGCAGGCCTGAGGTTATAAGGAACGGAGCAGCTTCAACAACACAAATGACCGATGCAATCATTACCGGATTAAAAAAATAA